The following coding sequences lie in one Ipomoea triloba voucher KIOM201701018921 chloroplast, complete genome genomic window:
- the psbD gene encoding PsbD has protein sequence MTIALGQFTKDENDLFDTMDDWLRRDRFVFVGWSGLLLFPCAYFAVGGWFTGTTFVTSWYTHGLASSYLEGCNFLTAAVSTPANSLAHSLLLLWGPEAQGDFTRWCQLGGLWTFVALHGAFGLIGFMLRQFELARSVQLRPYNAIAFSGPIAVFVSVFLIYPLGQSGWFFAPSFGVAAIFRFILFFQGFHNWTLNPFHMMGVAGVLGAALLCAIHGATVENTLFEDGDGANTFRAFNPTQSEETYSMVTANRFWSQIFGVAFSNKRWLHFFMLFVPVTGLWMSALGVVGLALNLRAYDFVSQEIRAAEDPEFETFYTKNILLNEGIRAWMAAQDQPHENLIFPEEVLPRGNAL, from the coding sequence ATGACTATAGCCCTTGGTCAATTTACCAAAGACGAAAATGATTTATTTGATACTATGGATGACTGGTTACGGAGGGACCGTTTCGTTTTTGTAGGCTGGTCCGGTCTATTGCTCTTTCCTTGTGCCTATTTCGCTGTAGGAGGTTGGTTCACGGGTACAACCTTTGTAACTTCATGGTATACCCATGGATTGGCTAGTTCCTATTTGGAAGGTTGCAATTTCTTAACTGCCGCAGTTTCGACTCCTGCTAATAGTTTAGCACATTCTTTGTTGTTACTATGGGGTCCTGAAGCCCAAGGAGATTTTACTCGTTGGTGTCAATTAGGGGGTCTGTGGACTTTTGTTGCTCTCCACGGCGCTTTCGGACTAATAGGTTTCATGTTACGTCAATTCGAGCTTGCTCGATCTGTGCAATTGCGGCCTTATAATGCCATCGCATTCTCTGGTCCAATTGCTGTTTTTGTTTCTGTATTCTTGATTTATCCGCTAGGTCAGTCTGGTTGGTTCTTTGCGCCTAGTTTTGGTGTAGCAGCTATATTTCGATTCATCCTCTTTTTTCAAGGGTTTCATAATTGGACATTGAACCCATTTCATATGATGGGAGTTGCCGGTGTATTGGGCGCTGCCTTGCTATGCGCTATTCATGGTGCTACCGTAGAAAATACTTTATTTGAAGACGGTGATGGTGCAAATACATTCCGCGCTTTTAACCCAACTCAATCTGAAGAAACTTATTCAATGGTTACTGCTAACCGCTTTTGGTCCCAAATCTTTGGGGTTGCTTTTTCCAATAAACGTTGGTTACATTTCTTTATGTTATTTGTACCAGTAACCGGTTTATGGATGAGTGCTCTTGGAGTAGTCGGTCTGGCCCTGAACCTACGTGCCTATGACTTCGTTTCTCAAGAAATTCGGGCAGCGGAAGATCCTGAATTTGAAACTTTCTACACCAAAAATATTCTCTTAAACGAAGGTATTCGTGCTTGGATGGCCGCTCAAGATCAGCCTCATGAAAACCTTATATTCCCTGAGGAGGTTCTACCACGTGGAAACGCTCTTTAA
- the psbC gene encoding PsbC: MKTLYSLRRFYHVETLFNGTLALAGRDQETTGFAWWAGNARLINLSGKLLGAHVAHAGLIVFWAGAMNLFEVAHFVPEKPMYEQGLILLPHLATLGWGVGPGGEVLDTFPYFVSGVLHLISSAVLGFGGIYHALLGPETLEESFPFFGYVWKDRNKMTTILGIHLILLGLGAFLLVFKALYFGGVYDTWAPGGGDVRKITNLTLSPSIIFGYLLKSPFGGEGWIVSVDDLEDIVGGHVWLGSICILGGIWHILTKPFAWARRAFVWSGEAYLSYSLGALAIFGFTACCFVWFNNTAYPSEFYGPTGPEASQAQAFTFLVRDQRLGANVGSAQGPTGLGKYLMRSPTGEVIFGGETMRFWDLRAPWLEPLRGPNGLDLSRLKKDIQPWQERRSAEYMTHAPLGSLNSVGGVATEINAVNYVSPRSWLATSHFVLGFFFFVGHLWHAGRARAAAAGFEKGIDRDFEPVLSMTPLN; the protein is encoded by the coding sequence ATGAAAACCTTATATTCCCTGAGGAGGTTCTACCACGTGGAAACGCTCTTTAATGGAACTTTAGCCTTAGCTGGTCGTGACCAAGAAACCACTGGTTTCGCTTGGTGGGCCGGGAATGCCCGACTTATCAATTTATCCGGTAAACTACTAGGGGCTCATGTAGCCCATGCTGGATTAATAGTATTCTGGGCCGGAGCAATGAATCTATTTGAAGTGGCTCATTTCGTACCAGAGAAGCCTATGTATGAACAAGGATTAATTTTACTTCCCCACCTAGCTACTCTAGGTTGGGGGGTAGGGCCTGGAGGGGAAGTTCTAGACACCTTCCCCTACTTTGTATCCGGAGTACTTCATTTAATTTCCTCTGCAGTATTGGGCTTTGGCGGTATTTATCATGCACTTCTGGGACCTGAGACGCTTGAAGAATCTTTTCCATTTTTTGGTTATGTATGGAAAGATAGAAATAAAATGACCACAATTTTAGGTATTCACTTAATCTTGTTAGGTCTAGGTGCTTTTCTTCTAGTGTTCAAGGCCCTTTATTTTGGAGGTGTATATGATACCTGGGCCCCAGGAGGGGGAGATGTAAGAAAAATTACCAACTTGACCCTGAGTCCAAGTATAATATTTGGTTATTTACTAAAATCTCCTTTTGGGGGAGAAGGGTGGATTGTTAGTGTGGACGATTTAGAAGATATAGTCGGAGGACATGTATGGTTAGGTTCCATTTGTATACTTGGTGGAATCTGGCATATCTTAACCAAGCCCTTTGCATGGGCTCGACGCGCATTTGTATGGTCTGGAGAAGCTTACTTATCTTATAGTTTAGGGGCTTTAGCCATATTTGGTTTCACCGCTTGTTGTTTTGTCTGGTTCAATAATACCGCTTATCCTAGTGAGTTTTACGGACCTACTGGACCAGAAGCTTCTCAAGCTCAAGCATTTACTTTTCTAGTTAGAGACCAACGTCTTGGAGCGAACGTGGGATCCGCTCAAGGCCCTACTGGTTTAGGTAAATATCTAATGCGTTCCCCGACCGGAGAAGTCATTTTTGGAGGAGAAACTATGCGCTTTTGGGATCTGCGTGCTCCGTGGTTAGAGCCTCTAAGGGGGCCAAATGGGTTAGATTTGAGTAGGTTGAAAAAAGACATACAACCTTGGCAGGAACGGCGTTCTGCAGAATATATGACTCATGCCCCTTTAGGGTCTTTAAATTCCGTGGGGGGTGTAGCTACCGAAATTAATGCAGTCAATTATGTCTCTCCTAGAAGTTGGTTAGCTACCTCGCATTTTGTTCTAGGATTCTTCTTCTTCGTAGGTCATTTGTGGCACGCGGGAAGGGCTCGTGCAGCTGCAGCCGGATTTGAAAAAGGAATTGATCGTGATTTTGAACCTGTTCTTTCCATGACCCCTCTTAATTGA
- the psbZ gene encoding PsbZ: protein MTLAFQLAVFALIATSSILLISVPVVFASPEGWSSNKNVVFSGTSLWIGLVFLVGILNSLIS, encoded by the coding sequence ATGACTCTTGCTTTCCAATTGGCTGTTTTTGCATTAATTGCTACTTCATCAATCTTATTGATTAGTGTACCCGTTGTATTTGCTTCTCCTGAGGGCTGGTCAAGTAACAAAAATGTTGTATTTTCCGGTACATCATTATGGATTGGATTAGTCTTTCTGGTGGGTATACTTAATTCTCTCATCTCTTGA
- the rps14 gene encoding ribosomal protein S14, translating into MARKSLIQREKKRQKLEMKYHLIRRSSKKEISKVALLSDKWEFYGKLQSPPRNSAPTRLHRRCFLTGRPRANYRDFGLSGHILREMVQACLLPGATRSSW; encoded by the coding sequence ATGGCAAGGAAAAGTTTGATTCAGAGGGAGAAGAAAAGGCAAAAATTGGAAATGAAATATCATTTGATTCGTCGATCCTCAAAAAAAGAAATAAGCAAAGTTGCTTTGTTGAGTGACAAATGGGAATTTTATGGAAAGTTACAATCCCCACCGCGGAATAGTGCACCTACACGCCTTCATCGACGTTGTTTTTTGACCGGAAGGCCGAGAGCTAACTATCGAGACTTTGGACTATCCGGACACATACTTCGTGAAATGGTTCAAGCATGCCTATTGCCAGGAGCAACAAGATCGAGTTGGTAA
- the psaB gene encoding PsaB gives MALRFPRFSQGLAQDPTTRRIWFGIATAHDFESHDDITEERLYQNIFASHFGQLAIIFLWTSGNLFHVAWQGNFESWVQDPLHVRPIAHAIWDPHFGQPAVEAFTRGGAPGPVNIAYSGVYQWWYTIGLRTNEDLYTGALFLLFLSAISLIAGWLHLQPKWKPSVSWFKNAESRLNHHLSGLFGVSSLAWTGHLVHVAIPASRGEYVRWNNFLEVLPHPQGLGPLFTGQWNIYAQNPDSSSHLFGTSQGAGTAILTLLGGFHPQTQSLWLTDIAHHHLAITFLFLVAGHMYRTNFGIGHSMKDLLDAHIPPGGRLGRGHKGLYDTINNSLHFQLGLALASLGVITSLVAQHMYSLPAYAFIAQDFTTQAALYTHHQYIAGFIMTGAFAHGAIFFIRDYNPEQNEDNVLARMLDHKEAIISHLSWASLFLGFHTLGLYVHNDVMLAFGTPEKQILIEPIFAQWIQSAHGKTSYGFDVLLSSTSGPAFNAGRSIWLPGWLNAVNENSNSLFLTIGPGDFLVHHAIALGLHTTTLILVKGALDARGSKLMPDKKDFGYSFPCDGPGRGGTCDISAWDAFYLAVFWMLNTIGWVTFYWHWKHITLWQGNVSQFNESSTYLMGWLRDYLWLNSSQLINGYNPFGMNSLSVWAWMFLFGHLVWATGFMFLISWRGYWQELIETLAWAHERTPLANLIRWRDKPVALSIVQARLVGLAHFSVGYIFTYAAFLIASTSGKFG, from the coding sequence ATGGCATTAAGATTTCCAAGGTTTAGCCAAGGCTTAGCTCAGGACCCCACTACTCGTCGTATTTGGTTTGGTATTGCTACCGCACATGACTTCGAGAGTCATGATGATATTACTGAGGAACGTCTTTATCAGAATATTTTTGCTTCGCACTTCGGTCAATTAGCAATAATTTTTCTGTGGACTTCCGGAAATCTGTTTCATGTAGCTTGGCAAGGAAATTTTGAGTCGTGGGTACAGGACCCTTTACATGTAAGACCTATTGCTCATGCAATTTGGGATCCTCATTTTGGTCAACCGGCCGTGGAAGCTTTTACTCGAGGGGGTGCTCCTGGCCCGGTGAATATCGCTTATTCTGGTGTTTATCAGTGGTGGTATACAATCGGTTTACGCACTAATGAAGATCTTTATACTGGAGCTCTTTTTCTACTATTTCTTTCTGCCATATCCTTAATAGCAGGTTGGTTACACCTACAACCGAAGTGGAAACCGAGCGTTTCGTGGTTCAAAAATGCCGAATCCCGGCTGAATCATCATTTGTCAGGACTCTTTGGCGTAAGTTCCTTGGCTTGGACAGGGCATTTAGTACATGTTGCTATTCCTGCATCCAGAGGGGAGTACGTTCGATGGAATAATTTCTTAGAAGTATTACCGCACCCTCAAGGATTAGGCCCACTTTTTACAGGTCAGTGGAATATTTATGCTCAAAACCCCGATTCAAGTAGTCATTTATTTGGGACCTCCCAAGGAGCAGGAACTGCCATTCTAACGCTTCTCGGGGGATTTCATCCACAAACGCAAAGTTTATGGCTGACCGATATTGCACACCATCATTTAGCTATTACATTTCTTTTTCTCGTTGCTGGTCATATGTATAGAACCAATTTCGGGATTGGGCACAGTATGAAAGATCTTTTAGATGCACATATTCCTCCGGGAGGACGACTAGGTCGTGGGCATAAGGGTCTTTATGACACAATCAATAATTCGCTTCATTTTCAATTAGGCCTTGCTCTAGCTTCTTTAGGGGTTATTACTTCCTTGGTAGCTCAACACATGTACTCTTTACCTGCTTATGCATTCATAGCACAAGACTTTACTACTCAAGCTGCATTATATACCCATCACCAATATATCGCAGGATTCATCATGACAGGAGCTTTTGCTCATGGAGCTATATTTTTCATTAGAGATTACAATCCGGAGCAAAATGAAGATAATGTATTGGCAAGAATGTTAGATCATAAAGAAGCTATCATATCTCATTTAAGTTGGGCTAGTCTCTTTTTGGGATTCCATACCTTGGGACTTTATGTTCATAATGATGTCATGCTTGCCTTTGGTACCCCGGAGAAGCAAATCTTGATCGAACCTATATTTGCTCAATGGATACAATCCGCTCATGGTAAAACTTCATATGGGTTCGATGTACTTTTGTCTTCAACGAGCGGGCCGGCATTCAATGCGGGCCGAAGCATCTGGTTGCCGGGTTGGTTAAATGCTGTTAATGAAAACAGTAATTCATTATTCTTAACAATAGGACCCGGAGACTTTTTGGTTCATCATGCTATTGCTCTGGGTTTACATACAACTACATTGATCTTAGTAAAAGGTGCTTTAGATGCACGTGGTTCCAAGTTAATGCCAGATAAAAAGGATTTTGGTTATAGTTTTCCGTGTGATGGCCCAGGACGAGGCGGTACTTGTGATATTTCGGCATGGGACGCATTTTATTTGGCAGTTTTTTGGATGTTAAATACTATTGGATGGGTTACTTTTTATTGGCATTGGAAACACATCACATTATGGCAGGGTAACGTTTCACAGTTTAATGAATCTTCCACTTATTTGATGGGCTGGTTAAGAGATTATTTATGGTTAAACTCTTCACAACTTATCAATGGATATAACCCTTTTGGTATGAATAGTTTATCGGTCTGGGCATGGATGTTCTTATTTGGACATCTTGTTTGGGCTACTGGATTTATGTTCTTAATTTCTTGGCGTGGCTATTGGCAGGAATTGATTGAAACTTTAGCATGGGCTCACGAACGCACACCTTTGGCGAATTTGATTCGCTGGAGAGATAAACCAGTGGCCCTTTCTATTGTGCAAGCAAGATTAGTTGGATTAGCCCACTTTTCTGTAGGTTATATATTCACTTATGCTGCTTTCTTAATTGCCTCTACATCGGGTAAATTTGGTTAA